The proteins below are encoded in one region of Triticum aestivum cultivar Chinese Spring chromosome 1B, IWGSC CS RefSeq v2.1, whole genome shotgun sequence:
- the LOC123094753 gene encoding uncharacterized protein: MCLGLGSFDAANEAAHVYDATAWRLRWPQRTLNFPNVPTREQMQELAPLLRLITDKDRHDNRRREHRLGIAKMDEEAMALWRQRFPRDIINKCEFYVQRRAERDKRRVE, encoded by the coding sequence ATGTGCCTCGGCCTCGGGAGTTTCGACGCCGCCAATGAGGCTGCCCACGTGTACGATGcgacggcgtggcgcctccggtggcctcagaGAACATtaaacttccccaacgtgccgacgcgggagcagaTGCAGGAGCTCGCACCTCTGCTGCGGCTTATCACCGACAAGGATCGtcacgacaaccggaggcgggagcaccgtctcggcatcgccaagATGGATGAGGAAGCTATGGcattgtggcgccaacgcttcccgcggGACATCATCAACAAGTGTGAGTTCTACGttcaaaggagggcggagagggataagaggagggtggAGTGA